GGGATCCTGGCAGTGCAACACCGTGGACGAGTGTGGCGATGGTTCTGATGAGGGCAACTGCTCGGCGCCCGTGTCGGAGCCTCCCCACAGCCTGTGCCCAGGGGGCACCTTCCCCTGCAGTGGGGCGCGGTCCACCCGCTGCCTGCCGGCCGAGCGGCGCTGTGATGGTTCACAGGACTGCGGCGATGGCTCTGATGAGGCCGGCTGCCCCGACCTGGCGTGCGGCCGGCGACTGGGCAGCTTCTACGGCTCCTTCGCCTCCCCGGACCTGTTCGGCGCCGCCCGGGGCCCCTCGGACCTGCACTGCACTTGGCTGGTGGACACACAGGACCCGAGGCGCGTGCTGCTGCAGCTGGAGCTGCGTCTGGGCTACGACGACTATGTGCAGGTGTACGAGGGCCTGGGCGAACGCGGAGACCGACTGCTGCAGACGCTGTCCTACCGCAGCAACCACCGGCCCGTGAGCCTGGAGGCCGCCCAGGGCCGCCTCACCGTGGCCTACCATGCCCGGGCCCGCAGCGCCGGCCACGGCTTCAATGCTACCTACCAGGTGAAGGGCTACTGCCTGCCCTGGGAGCAGCCGTGTGGGAGCGGTGGTGACGTGGAGGCGGGTGACCCCGGGGAGCAGGGCTGCTTCTCGGAGCCGCAGCGCTGCGACGGCTGGTGGCACTGCGCCAGCGGGCGGGATGAGCAGGGCTGCCCGGCCTGCCCGCCCGACCAGTACCCCTGCGAAGGGGGCAGTGGCCTGTGCTACGCGCCCGCTGACCGCTGCAACAACCAGAAGAGCTGCCCGGATGGCGCCGACGAGAAGAACTGCTTCTCCTGCCAGCCCGGCACCTTCCACTGCGGCACCAACCTGTGCATCTTTGAGACGTGGCGCTGCGATGGTCAGGAGGACTGCCAGGACGGCAGCGATGAGCACGGCTGCCTGGCCGCCGTGCCCCGCAAGGTCATCACCGCCGCCCTCATCGGCAGCCTGGTGTGCGGCCTGCTGCTGGTCATTGCCCTGGGCTGCGCCTTCAAGCTCTACTCGCTGCGCACCCAGGAGTACAGGTGCGAGGGTGCCCTGCGCGCTCCCCAGCCTGAGGGTCTGTAAGTCGGGGGCTCCTGTGAAGAATGGGGGCTTCTCTTGTGCATGCCGGGCTCCAGACACCTGGGGGGTGTTGTCTGGATGGAAGGCAAGGGCCCTAAGCCCTGGGGCCAAGCCCCTGTGTAGCCCCATGGGGTGGCGGGAGTGTGTCCGGTGCCACCACACTGCCCTTCCTTCCCTGCGTCTCCCAGGGCCTTCGAGACGCAGATGACACGTCTGGAGGCCGAGTTTGTGAGGCGGGAGGCGCCCCCATCCTACGGCCAGCTCATCGCCCAGGGCCTCATCCCACCTGTGGAGGACTTCCCCGTCTATAGTGCATCCCAGGTGAGTGCCCACCCCCTGCCCGTGGGGGAGGGCCCTCAAAGGCCTGGGATCCCTGCTGGGTCTCAGAGCACCCTGTGTCTGGGAGGCACCGCTGCTTGTTCCCCGGGGTGGCtgctctgtgtatatgtgtgtgtgtgtgtgtgtgtgtcggggggtgtCCAGTTGGTTCCTGGACatctgggggtgagggtggtgtCGGGTTCTGTGCCCTGAGCTGCTGTCCTGTCCTCCCTCCAGGCCTCAGTGCTGCAGAACCTGCGTACAGCCATGCGGCGGCAGATGCGCCGTCATGCCTCCCGCAGAGGGCcctcccgccgccgcctgggCCGCCTCTGGAACCGTCTCTTCCACCGGCCCCGGGCACCGCGTGGCCAGATCCCGCTGCTCACGGCAGCGCACACCTCACAGACAGTGCTGGGCGATGGGCTGCTGCAGCCAGTGCCAGGGGGCGCCCCGGACACCCCAGCCCCCCAGACGGACACAAACAGCTCTGGAACAGCCCCCGGTCACGTTCCGGAGGTGGGACCTTCAGGGCTGCCCGCTTCTGGCCAGCGGGACCCCCAGGGTCAGCAGGGGAACAAGGACAGGAAGGTCTGCAGGGCCCCACGGGGGGCCAGCCCAGCCCCTGTGGACACAGCCTGCACAGCCCAGGACCCTCACTCCCCAACCCCTGCTGCCAGCGGCACCCCAGGCCCCCAACCACCGGAGCCAGTGGCTGTCTGCAGGAGCCCCCCgccacccagctcccccacatTGGAGGCCAGTGACGACGACGAGGCCCTGCTGGTGTGCTGACCCACCGGACGCGCTGGTGACCGCCGCAGCCCCGCTTTGTAACCAGGGAATACACAGTCGTTTCTACCCTGCCTCCGCGTCCTTTTTTCTTACTGAGCCAGCAGGCTGGCTGTACCGCACCCCAATCCTGGTGGGCCTGGTGGGGTCATGACAGGGGAGGAGGGATGAGTGAAGAGCCTCTGGTGGAGCCCAGTGCAGACCAGCACCCTGGGGTCTCACTCTCACTTCTACTTTCCCCCACTCCTTTCAGTGAGACCACGGCCAGAGAAACAGAGGCCCAGGGAGAGGCTTTCTGTTACGTTCCCTGTGGCTTCTCACTTCAATGACTTGGTGGGCACAGAGctggaggggcagggctgtggggagctAGTGTATGGTGGACACTGTTGGGGCTGAACCCTCTTCTGCAGGGCCCAGGAGGAACTAGATTCTAACCCCATCGCTGGCAGCATCTAATCCCATCCTTATGGTCTTAGCGTAGGCCTACCCTTTGCCCTTTAACCCTGGGCACTAGGACAAGGCTGGGTTCCTGGGCACACAGTAGAGGAAGCCCATGGGGCTTCCCGCAAGCCCAGAAATGAAAGTGACACTCCACAATGATTTATGGGAAGGAGGACACTCCCATGCAGGAATCCCTGAACTCTGCTGGGTATCAGAGCTTCTGTGTTTCTCTAGGGTGGGGGTTTCTCTGggaatgccccccccccaaccccagggcTAGTCCTGAGGGGATGTGTGAGGCTTGCACAGGCTCCACATGCCAAGGGGCTCCTCCAGGTATGGCTGCCACTGAGTCACGCCCAGTGGGGACTCGCTCGAGTTGAGTGCACAGCCAGAGAGCTTTGCAGGTGAAGCTGGCAGGGCAGCTGGATGGCGAGCCCAGACTACATCTCCATGGCTTCCTCAGCCCAGGGCTCTAGGAACCAGATCTCTTACTTCCCAGTGGGGAATAAAACTctactattatcattatttatttatttatttttgcaaaaaCACGCCTACTCAATAAACAACATGTAAACAGAAACAGCTGCTTCAAGCTCCACAAATGTCTCACTGTGTCTTCAAGGGCTTGTCTGAGGGGGGCAGTGGGGAGGTCGGGCAGGGgccattttcctcctcctctgagGAGCCCTGGGGGTAGACCACGAAACACAGCTCCTGGCCCCAGCGTGTCATTGACTctaaggacagacagacacaggcagatGGACCCGCGTGGCCAGGGGTCCTCAAGGGAGCTGTTCCCTCAGTGGGTGGGTCCCTGACACTTGGGCCACATCTTGAGGAGGCATGTGATGGCAGCTGCTGGGAGACCCCACTCCAGGGCCAGGTCCCCCCAGATGACCCCACATTTGGCTCCTGAgccgtcccccccaccccccgcaggtggccaGCTCACCTGTGAGTCTGTGTACACACTTTGGTTTGCTCCTCCAGAAGATCCCCAGGAAGAAGATGGGCACTCCCGTGAGGATGATGATGACACCAACTCCACACACCATGGGCTCCGAAATGAAGCTGAACACCAGCAGGAATGCCCAAAAAACCAAGTATGCCACGGGGACCAGGAGGTTCACCTGGGGGGCCGGGAGTAGAAGTGCTGATTGTGCAGATCCCCCACTCTGCTGGCCCCCCACCCCGGGAAGGGGGGAAGCAAGgactccccccccatttctgggAACTGAGGCCTGAGCCACCTACCGCCTCCCAACCCCAATAGCAGCCCAACAAGCTAGAAGTTTATTAACAGGATGGCCTGTTGGCTAAATCATAGAGGACTCTGTTAAGTTTCAGTGACTGAAATCTACACAGCAATTGTCTCTGGGTTTGCTGCTTGGACCGACTGATTACGTGCTGGTGTTCGTTTgctttttgtcaccagagtttttGCTGGAGCCTCACACTGAACTGCATGATTACGGTGCTTCTAGTggattctctgtctttgtctctctgtctctgaaattttattattaaattaaaatttacttattagctcatgtaattatttttttcaaagttttaaaaattatacttattgaacagagatagctagaaatcaagagggggagagggagagagacagagagacatctgcagccctgctttactgcttgtgaagttttccccctgcaggtggggactggggacttgaacccaggtccttgtgcattgtaacatgtgcacttaaccaggtgtgccaccacctggcccctcatttaattatttttaaaaagattttatttatttatgagaggaggaggagagaaaaagagacccagatatcactctggctcgtgtgctgcaggggattaaactcaggacctcatgtttgagagtccaacagtctacttcattcactgtgccacttcctggactacAATTTAATGACTTTTAAAGACTgaggcagagaggcaggaaaGCAGAGTatgagagagaccccagcactgaagcttccttcagtgcgctGGGGGTTAGGCATGAGCCTGGGCCCTGCACatgggcaaagcagcgcactatccaagtgagctatttctccagccagagtctttttctttgttattattattatgcttatttatttacttattcccttttgttgcccttgttgtcttactgttgtagttattgttgttgtcattgttggacaggacagagagaaatggagagagatgggggaagacagagagggggagaggaagatagacacttacagacctgcttcaccacttgtgaagggactcctctgcaggtggggagccagggcttgaaccgggttccttatgctggtccttgcgctttgcgccacctgcgcttaacccactgcgctatagcccaactccctgttattattttttaaaccagagcactgatcagctctggcttatggtggtgcaggggattgaacctggaacttcggagccttaggcacaacagtctgtttgcataaccattatgttatcttcccctgACTCAGTCTTTTTCTTTAGACcaagagtgagatggagagacagaaggagaaggggaaacaccacagcattgctccaccacttgtgaagaagcttgccctttgcatggtgctcccatgtggtgacctaggactcaaacccgggtctttgcacataataaaatgtgtgtgtgctctgctgggtgacctATTtctgcctagttttttttttttttttttttgatatcgacagaaacaaagagagagacagagatatcacagcatggaagcttcccccAGGCCATGACACTCTCATGTTATCTCACTGGTGTGTGACATCTCAGCCACAAACCCCCTTCTCCAGTCAGggtttacatgtcaacaggaggaCTTTCCTCTTAGTTGTTCAGGGTCTTCTGATTTTGTGTGGAATCCTGTGTGACTTTGAGCAAGTCTTAAATTTTTGGGGGGTGATGGtgcaactggtagagtgcacatgttaccatacacaggtcccaggttcaacccctccaagttcccatttgcaggggaagcttcataagaggtgaagcagtgctacaagtctctctctctctctctctctctctttttttttttttttttttttaccagagtactacttagcACTGGCTTATGatcgtgctggggattgaacctgggacctttggagcctcagacatgaaaatgttTTTGCACAACCCTTATGAtatttccccagcccctctccctttctatcccttccCTATGaaattctatctctgtctctatccaataaataaacaaaataataaaaagattgtatttatttattaataaggaagagagaatggggccgggggggagaagagagagagagagaaagaaccagagtattgatctggcacatgtgatcctggggactgaacttagaacCTTATCCTTCAGAGGTAGCACAGCACCTCATCCACGGTGCTACCTCTTGGGTCTCATCGAGTATCTGGCTCTCCTGTTGCTGTCTGTGAGCTAGGAATGCTGGAAGTCTCCACCTCTTGGGGGTATTATGGGAACTGAGCACATTGGTGTGTGCCAAGTTCCAGCTGGGGCCCAATGGGCCCAGTGTGCAATAAACCTGGCATCATGGCCACTGCCACCCTGTCCCTCATCCCCAAGCTGCCGGGTCCTCCTCACCTTGATGGGCCTGTAGAGGGCCGGCCGCCTCCAGCGCAGCACGAGCAGGCCCAGGATGGTGACGCCGTAACAGAGGTAGTTGATGAAGGACACGTAGTTAATGAGCGTGTACGTGTCTCCCACGAGCATGATGACCGCCGTGGCCCCGCACTGGGAGAGACTGAGCTGAAGGCTGGCCTCACGCCCTGCTCGCTCTTGCTTCCCCACACCTGTAGCAGGCTGTCCAGAGTCCAGCCCCTCCACAGCTAGCCCCACAGTGCTGGGAAGTCCTGGCCCATCTCCCCACTGGGCctgcgtgcccccccccccaacttacgCAGACGAGGAGGGCTGGGATGGGGGTGCAGCGTCTGACATGGATCATAGCCAGCAGGCTGGGCAGATGCCCTTCTCGGGCCCCAGAGAAGCACAGCCTGGGttaggggggaggcagagaagggtgGAGGCCATAAGCTGAGCCTAATAGCTCCCTGATATTGTCCCCACCCTCTTGTCCCCCTGTTCTCCTCAGCCCAGTCACCTGGAGGAGGTGAATAGGTAGCCATTAATGCCTCCAAAGGTGGACAGCGCCACGGACGCAGGCATGACCCAGGAGAAGTAGCCCAGTAGCTTCTCCCCGAAGGTCTGAGTGGGCACAGAAGAGAGGTGGAGGGTGAGGCAGGGAAGGGACTGGGGAGGTGCCGGGACTGGACAGGGCCCCACTCACCACGGCCACTGCGTTCGAGGCCAGCAGCTCCTGGGGGGACATGGCAGTGAAGTAGGCGATGTTGGTGAAGGTGTACACAAAGGTCACCAGAGGGATGGAGATGAAGATGGCACGAGGTAGGTTCCTGGGGGTGGTGGCagggtcatcagcccagggatGCCAGGGGGAGGGCCCAGGAAACCCAGTAACAGAGAAGCGGCTTTGAGTCTCCTCTGCCATCGTCTGCTGGGGGCCCAGGGGCAGGAAGAGGACAGCATGGCTGTGTGCCAACGCCACCTCTCGTCCAACCTGGGCACAGACCAGTGGGAGGAAAGGCAGATGGGGACACTGGTCACGTCCCATCCATGGGAGGGTTTAATGTTAAGAAAACTCTCTGGAGATGAGAGGTAGCTCATCTGGTATAGTGTGCACAtccccatgcatgaggacctgggtttgagcccctggcttcccagggGAGCACCATGccaaagggaaaacttcatgaataatatagtggtggtgtggtgtggcatctcttctctccctttctgtctctgtctgatacTGTCAGGGACTGTTcaatagcttatttatttatttacagtcagaacactgctcaactctggcttatgggcttggggaattaaacctgggacttcaggccctcaggcatgaaaatcttttgcataatcatggtGCTACTTCCTGAGGCCTGATATTAAAAGGATTAAAACAAAAGAGTTTGGGGGAAATGGGGGTGATTAAAAATTGCACacctgggccaggcagtagttcaCCCAATAGAGCATACACATGCTCCAGGTCccttgttcaagtccctggccccccacctgcaggctggaagcttcatgaatagtggaacagtgctgtaggtgtctctcctttctaattATCCCACtacatctctctctgcctcttatctttttttaaaaaaattgctacgggggggagggttgggtggtgAATAAAGCGCCAAGcataaggacaggtgtaaggatcctggttcaagcccccggctccccacctgcaggggggttcacttcacaggtggtgaagcaggtctgcaggtgtctctgtctctccttcctctctcgatttctctctgtcctgtccaacaacaacgacataaatgacaacaacaatagccacaacaatgataaatcaaaaaggacaacaaaaggggaaaaaatggctacaggggagtgggggactaggcagtggtgtacctggttaagtgcacatggtacaaagtacaaggatctgggtttgagctcctgcaccccatctgtaggggggatacttcacaagtggcaaagcaggtctgcacatgtttatcactctccctctctatctctccctcctctctcaatttctctctgtcttatccaataaaacagaaaaatatgtcctccaggagcagtggattcatagttctggtactgagtcctagcaataacccctgaggcaaaaaaaaagcagccaaaTAATCCTTGAAAGTCCAGTCCGCAGACCTCAGTCCTCCTGGCTGAGTATCCTATATAGTCTTTCTATACTGGCTTTCTTTGTAGGGGCCATATTGTGCTCACACTTGGGACAAATGCAAATAACTGAATCCATTTATAGTTTTCTACTTATGTTGGGACATTACTAGtcaaagattttatatatatatagttttgctaccaggattattgctgagactcagtagCATAATTACTActcttgaaggccatttttttctttttaaattttttaaaaaaatttacttattttccctttgttgcccttgttgtctttttattgttgttgtagttattattgttgttattattgatatcgtcattgtttgataggacagagagaaatggagagaggaggggaagacagagagggggagagaaagacacctgcagacctgcttcaccacttgtgaaatgactcccctgcaggtggggagccgggggctcgaactgggatccttaggctggtccttgtgctttgcgc
The DNA window shown above is from Erinaceus europaeus chromosome 2, mEriEur2.1, whole genome shotgun sequence and carries:
- the LRP3 gene encoding low-density lipoprotein receptor-related protein 3 isoform X1, with the translated sequence MEKRAVAGLEGAPGARAQLAVVCLVNIVLTGRLSSAVPALGEASISQSPLPTAACSGKLEQHTERRGVIYSPSWPLNYPPGTNCSWYIQGDRGDMITISFHNFDVEESHQCSLDWLMLGPAAPPRQEALRLCGSAIPAAFISARDHVWIFFHSDASSSGQAQGFRLSYIRGKLGQVSCQADEFRCDNGKCLPGSWQCNTVDECGDGSDEGNCSAPVSEPPHSLCPGGTFPCSGARSTRCLPAERRCDGSQDCGDGSDEAGCPDLACGRRLGSFYGSFASPDLFGAARGPSDLHCTWLVDTQDPRRVLLQLELRLGYDDYVQVYEGLGERGDRLLQTLSYRSNHRPVSLEAAQGRLTVAYHARARSAGHGFNATYQVKGYCLPWEQPCGSGGDVEAGDPGEQGCFSEPQRCDGWWHCASGRDEQGCPACPPDQYPCEGGSGLCYAPADRCNNQKSCPDGADEKNCFSCQPGTFHCGTNLCIFETWRCDGQEDCQDGSDEHGCLAAVPRKVITAALIGSLVCGLLLVIALGCAFKLYSLRTQEYRCEGALRAPQPEGLAFETQMTRLEAEFVRREAPPSYGQLIAQGLIPPVEDFPVYSASQASVLQNLRTAMRRQMRRHASRRGPSRRRLGRLWNRLFHRPRAPRGQIPLLTAAHTSQTVLGDGLLQPVPGGAPDTPAPQTDTNSSGTAPGHVPEVGPSGLPASGQRDPQGQQGNKDRKVCRAPRGASPAPVDTACTAQDPHSPTPAASGTPGPQPPEPVAVCRSPPPPSSPTLEASDDDEALLVC
- the LRP3 gene encoding low-density lipoprotein receptor-related protein 3 isoform X2: MEKRAVAGLEGAPGARAQLAVVCLVNIVLTGRLSSAVPALGEASISQSPLPTAACSGKLEQHTERRGVIYSPSWPLNYPPGTNCSWYIQGDRGDMITISFHNFDVEESHQCSLDWLMLGPAAPPRQEALRLCGSAIPAAFISARDHVWIFFHSDASSSGQAQGFRLSYIRGKLGQVSCQADEFRCDNGKCLPGSWQCNTVDECGDGSDEGNCSAPVSEPPHSLCPGGTFPCSGARSTRCLPAERRCDGSQDCGDGSDEAGCPDLACGRRLGSFYGSFASPDLFGAARGPSDLHCTWLVDTQDPRRVLLQLELRLGYDDYVQVYEGLGERGDRLLQTLSYRSNHRPVSLEAAQGRLTVAYHARARSAGHGFNATYQVKGYCLPWEQPCGSGGDVEAGDPGEQGCFSEPQRCDGWWHCASGRDEQGCPACPPDQYPCEGGSGLCYAPADRCNNQKSCPDGADEKNCFSCQPGTFHCGTNLCIFETWRCDGQEDCQDGSDEHGCLAAVPRKVITAALIGSLVCGLLLVIALGCAFKLYSLRTQEYRAFETQMTRLEAEFVRREAPPSYGQLIAQGLIPPVEDFPVYSASQASVLQNLRTAMRRQMRRHASRRGPSRRRLGRLWNRLFHRPRAPRGQIPLLTAAHTSQTVLGDGLLQPVPGGAPDTPAPQTDTNSSGTAPGHVPEVGPSGLPASGQRDPQGQQGNKDRKVCRAPRGASPAPVDTACTAQDPHSPTPAASGTPGPQPPEPVAVCRSPPPPSSPTLEASDDDEALLVC